The Mixta hanseatica genome includes a region encoding these proteins:
- a CDS encoding M20 family metallopeptidase encodes MTAEQAVANATDYFDSGQFQRLLARRVALMTESQRDDRDALLAHYLDAEIAPQLTALGFSLHRLDNPVAAHRPFLIATRIENDALPTLLCYGHGDVVFGDDENWREGLSPWQLQEEGDRWYGRGSADNKGQHCINLAALEQVFHARGGRLGFNCKILFEMGEEISSPGLAEICQQQAELLSADLFIASDGPRLNAERPTLFLGSRGCVNFRLTIHARDNAYHSGNWGGLLSNPGTQLANAIACLVNQQGQLRVAALRPDSLTDSVRQILSDIEVGGMPGDPTIDAGWGEEGLTPTERLYGWNTLEVLSMLTGNPARPMNAIPGSATAVCQLRFVVGTDWENLVTHIQAHLQQHGFNNVEVSFMRGSPATRLDPCDPLVDWALGILAQSSGKKPALLPNLGGSLPNEVFSDILGLPTLWVPHSYPACGQHGVNEHMLKSIAREGLQIMTRLFWDLGEQGNVLLARRRVWQGEAS; translated from the coding sequence ATGACGGCAGAACAGGCAGTGGCAAACGCGACCGATTATTTTGACAGCGGACAATTTCAACGGCTGTTGGCGCGCCGGGTCGCGCTAATGACGGAAAGCCAGCGCGACGATCGCGACGCACTGTTGGCTCACTATCTGGATGCGGAGATCGCGCCCCAGCTGACCGCGCTGGGTTTTAGCCTGCACCGGCTGGATAATCCGGTTGCAGCGCATCGTCCTTTCCTGATCGCGACGCGCATTGAGAATGACGCATTGCCAACGCTGCTCTGCTACGGGCATGGCGATGTGGTCTTCGGCGACGATGAAAACTGGCGCGAAGGGCTCTCGCCCTGGCAGCTGCAGGAGGAGGGCGACCGCTGGTACGGACGCGGCAGCGCCGATAATAAAGGGCAACACTGTATCAACCTGGCGGCGCTGGAGCAGGTGTTCCATGCCCGCGGCGGCCGGCTGGGCTTTAACTGTAAAATCCTCTTTGAGATGGGCGAAGAGATCAGCTCGCCAGGGCTGGCGGAGATTTGTCAGCAGCAGGCGGAGCTGCTCAGCGCCGATCTTTTTATCGCCTCTGACGGCCCGCGTCTGAATGCGGAACGGCCGACGTTGTTTTTAGGATCGCGCGGCTGCGTTAATTTTCGTCTTACCATCCATGCGCGTGATAACGCCTATCACTCCGGCAACTGGGGCGGTCTGTTAAGCAATCCCGGAACCCAGCTGGCTAACGCTATCGCCTGTCTGGTCAATCAGCAAGGGCAACTGCGCGTTGCGGCGCTCAGGCCCGATTCGCTGACTGACAGCGTACGCCAGATACTCAGTGATATTGAGGTGGGCGGCATGCCAGGCGATCCGACAATCGACGCCGGCTGGGGAGAAGAAGGATTAACGCCGACCGAGCGGCTGTATGGCTGGAATACGCTGGAGGTGTTGTCGATGCTGACCGGCAATCCGGCACGGCCGATGAATGCCATTCCCGGCTCCGCCACCGCCGTTTGCCAGCTGCGCTTTGTAGTCGGCACAGACTGGGAAAATCTGGTTACGCATATACAGGCGCACCTTCAGCAGCACGGCTTCAACAACGTAGAGGTGAGCTTTATGCGCGGATCGCCCGCGACACGGCTCGATCCATGCGATCCGCTGGTTGACTGGGCGCTGGGCATCCTGGCGCAGAGCAGCGGCAAAAAGCCTGCGCTGTTGCCCAACCTCGGCGGTTCGCTGCCGAATGAGGTATTCTCCGACATTCTTGGTCTGCCTACGCTGTGGGTGCCGCACTCTTATCCCGCCTGCGGCCAGCATGGGGTGAATGAGCATATGCTGAAATCTATCGCGCGCGAAGGGCTGCAAATAATGACGCGGCTGTTCTGGGATCTGGGGGAGCAGGGCAATGTCTTGCTGGCACGTCGGCGCGTCTGGCAGGGGGAAGCATCATGA
- a CDS encoding LysR family transcriptional regulator has translation MLSSEIRYFLAVAAAGSLSAASEQLFVATSAISRQIQRLEAQVGAPLFRRHARGMVLTEAGEIFARHVRKSLLDMEYAVAEIKGLKAVRRAHIRIACTDGLAFSLLPRLLADFRAANPAVHFSLKVTSSQSVAEQVRAGECDLALQFSLHPERDVEVIASWPAPVLLVMHQTHPLASRPINLAELGTWPLALPELNTTVRQLFDLSCQMSGSIIEPVLTCDNFSALYHFLRHTSQAITLCSHFTLLYGAEADGLIMKSTGVDQLSQRTLQLQTVAGRPRSAALNLFLSFLTQQLESVSAR, from the coding sequence ATGCTCAGCAGTGAAATACGTTATTTTCTGGCGGTGGCGGCCGCAGGTTCGCTCAGCGCTGCCAGTGAACAGCTGTTTGTCGCCACTTCCGCTATCAGCAGGCAGATCCAGCGGCTGGAAGCGCAGGTGGGCGCGCCGCTGTTCCGACGCCACGCGCGCGGCATGGTCTTAACCGAAGCGGGCGAGATCTTTGCGCGCCACGTACGTAAAAGCCTGCTGGATATGGAGTATGCGGTAGCGGAGATCAAAGGGTTAAAGGCGGTGCGCCGCGCCCATATTCGCATCGCCTGCACCGACGGACTGGCCTTCAGTCTGCTGCCCCGCCTGTTAGCCGACTTTCGCGCAGCTAATCCGGCGGTGCATTTTTCGCTAAAAGTGACCAGCAGTCAGAGCGTGGCTGAACAGGTACGCGCCGGTGAATGCGATCTGGCGTTGCAGTTTAGCCTGCATCCGGAGCGTGATGTGGAAGTCATCGCCTCATGGCCGGCGCCGGTGCTGCTGGTGATGCACCAGACACACCCGCTGGCCAGCAGGCCGATCAATCTGGCCGAGCTGGGCACCTGGCCGCTGGCGCTGCCGGAACTGAACACCACGGTGCGCCAGCTGTTCGATCTCTCCTGCCAGATGAGCGGCAGCATCATTGAACCGGTGTTGACCTGCGATAATTTTTCCGCGCTGTATCATTTTTTGCGTCACACGTCGCAGGCAATCACCCTGTGCAGCCATTTTACCCTGCTCTACGGCGCTGAAGCCGACGGGCTGATCATGAAATCCACCGGCGTTGATCAGCTCAGCCAGCGCACGCTACAGCTGCAAACGGTGGCGGGCAGACCACGCAGCGCCGCCCTGAATCTGTTTCTTTCCTTTTTAACCCAACAGTTGGAAAGCGTAAGCGCCCGCTGA
- a CDS encoding pyridoxamine 5'-phosphate oxidase family protein produces the protein MESESEVYTRPEPIVELPEAVFNRLRGEIKPQTVNEAVRLSTVDADGWPHAAQLSLGEVFAIDRQTLRVALWPDSHTTENLRRDGRLSVALAYDKGIIEMRGRAIQIAENETDLNLAVFEIDIGNIMVHRSDYAEVATGVTFKIHDPEKVEARWNAQRHMLSSLE, from the coding sequence ATGGAAAGTGAAAGCGAGGTTTACACCCGTCCAGAACCGATTGTGGAATTACCCGAAGCGGTATTTAACCGGCTGCGCGGCGAGATCAAGCCGCAGACGGTGAACGAGGCTGTGCGTCTCTCTACTGTTGATGCCGATGGCTGGCCGCATGCCGCTCAGCTTAGCCTGGGCGAAGTTTTTGCTATAGATCGCCAGACATTGCGCGTGGCGCTGTGGCCCGATTCTCATACTACTGAGAATCTGCGGCGCGATGGTCGTCTTTCAGTGGCGCTGGCCTATGATAAAGGCATTATCGAGATGCGCGGACGCGCGATTCAGATAGCGGAAAATGAGACCGACCTGAATCTGGCGGTATTTGAGATCGATATTGGCAATATTATGGTGCATCGCTCCGACTATGCCGAGGTAGCGACCGGCGTTACCTTTAAAATTCACGATCCGGAAAAAGTCGAGGCGCGCTGGAATGCACAGCGCCATATGCTGTCGTCGCTGGAGTAA